A window of the SAR324 cluster bacterium genome harbors these coding sequences:
- the puuE gene encoding allantoinase PuuE, whose translation MGSNHSCPRDLLGYGPEPPDPQWPNQAKVAVQFVLNYEEGGENCVLYGDPHSESYLWEIVGAPSLAGVRNMNIESIYEYGSRSGVWRILGLFREHGLPLTVYAVGMALERNPTVAARMLADGHEIATHGYRWIDYQYVGEETERAHLQKAIEIQQQLTGIRPLGCYIGRISPNTRRIVAEEGGFLYNSDVYNDDLPYWELHGERSLLLIPYTLDVNDMKFGTAQGFNTGEDFFSYARAAFDTLYKEGETSPKMMSVGLHCRLIGRPGRFEGLRRFIEHIQQHERVWVTRRVDIAEHWQKVHPAEKWFGLGNGE comes from the coding sequence ATGGGATCAAATCATTCATGTCCTAGGGATTTGTTGGGTTACGGACCTGAACCGCCAGATCCACAGTGGCCAAATCAAGCAAAAGTAGCTGTTCAATTTGTGCTCAACTACGAAGAAGGTGGCGAAAATTGCGTGCTCTATGGTGATCCCCACTCTGAGAGCTACCTTTGGGAAATAGTTGGTGCGCCCAGTTTGGCTGGTGTTCGAAACATGAATATTGAGTCGATCTATGAGTACGGTAGCCGCTCTGGGGTTTGGCGTATTCTGGGGCTTTTTCGTGAGCATGGATTGCCTCTAACAGTTTATGCTGTTGGAATGGCCCTTGAAAGAAATCCAACGGTTGCAGCAAGAATGCTCGCTGATGGTCATGAAATCGCCACTCATGGTTATCGATGGATCGATTACCAGTATGTTGGTGAAGAAACTGAAAGAGCCCATCTGCAAAAAGCTATTGAAATACAGCAACAACTTACGGGTATCCGACCGCTTGGTTGCTACATTGGGCGAATCAGTCCAAATACTCGTAGGATCGTTGCGGAGGAGGGTGGATTTCTTTACAACTCCGATGTTTATAATGACGATCTCCCCTACTGGGAATTACACGGTGAAAGATCTCTGCTGCTGATTCCCTATACCCTGGACGTGAATGACATGAAGTTTGGGACAGCCCAAGGATTCAATACCGGAGAGGATTTTTTCAGTTATGCAAGAGCCGCTTTCGATACGCTCTACAAAGAGGGTGAGACATCTCCCAAGATGATGTCAGTCGGGCTACATTGCCGTTTGATTGGACGCCCAGGCCGCTTTGAGGGATTACGCAGATTTATAGAGCATATTCAACAGCATGAACGAGTTTGGGTCACAAGAAGGGTGGATATCGCTGAACATTGGCAAAAAGTTCATCCAGCTGAGAAGTGGTTTGGTTTAGGAAATGGTGAATGA
- a CDS encoding ABC transporter permease, whose protein sequence is MMHKKRPASFYWLAAFFGLFVMFLYGPISAIVILSFQGPNGGLTFPMNGFSIHWFFALFGEQLVGDFETSFLRSLQLGLVVMALTVVISLVTGLAFRKKFFGSNLLFYTTVASLIVPSILVSLGIGLIFNIMGWEVSWTTSGLGAHLTWTLPFGFLIMIAVFNRFDKSYEEAARDLGASSWQTIRHVVLPIIGPSLIGVALFGFTLSYDEFARTLMTSGVKNTLPLEIFGMTTNVTTPTLYALGTLTTFFSLFMILTAMGVLFYLRRRQESHGSDAGKGV, encoded by the coding sequence TTGATGCATAAAAAACGTCCCGCAAGCTTCTACTGGTTGGCCGCCTTCTTTGGACTGTTTGTGATGTTCTTGTACGGCCCCATCTCGGCAATCGTGATTTTATCTTTCCAGGGGCCAAATGGTGGGCTGACCTTTCCAATGAACGGATTTTCAATCCATTGGTTTTTTGCCTTATTCGGTGAGCAGTTAGTTGGTGACTTTGAGACTTCATTCTTAAGATCACTGCAATTAGGCCTTGTTGTGATGGCACTGACTGTGGTCATTTCACTAGTTACTGGTCTTGCCTTCCGTAAAAAATTCTTTGGCTCAAACCTGCTATTCTACACTACAGTCGCGAGCCTGATAGTACCCTCCATTCTGGTTAGCCTAGGAATCGGTTTAATCTTCAATATCATGGGTTGGGAGGTGTCATGGACTACTTCCGGTTTAGGTGCACACCTTACGTGGACACTCCCATTTGGTTTTTTGATCATGATCGCTGTTTTCAATAGATTCGATAAGTCTTACGAGGAAGCGGCCAGGGACTTGGGTGCTTCCAGCTGGCAGACAATCCGCCATGTTGTCTTACCGATCATTGGACCAAGTTTGATTGGGGTTGCCCTCTTCGGGTTTACTCTATCTTACGATGAATTCGCTCGAACTCTGATGACATCGGGAGTCAAGAACACCCTACCTCTAGAAATCTTTGGGATGACAACAAATGTGACCACCCCAACCCTCTACGCCCTTGGCACACTTACTACTTTCTTTTCTCTTTTCATGATTCTTACTGCGATGGGAGTTTTGTTTTACCTAAGAAGACGGCAAGAAAGCCACGGTTCTGATGCAGGGAAAGGGGTCTGA
- a CDS encoding BMP family ABC transporter substrate-binding protein, giving the protein MIKHLLTILVALMLWVPNFASAADPKVAFIYVGPVGDGGWTYAHDLGRRHLEKMGVETTYVESVPETDSERVLRNLARRGYDIIFTTSFGYMDPTLNVAKQFPDTIFMHASGFRTHDNMGNYFARMYQARYLVGMVAGMMTKSDKIGIIGSHPIPEIIRHINAFTLGVRSVNPKASTQVVWVNSWFDPAKEGAAANSLMDNGADIITITTDSAAATQTAAKRGLYSIGNDSDMTLYGPEAHLTANIFNWGIYYEHIYNHVKNGTWKPSSDWWGIETGAVDLAPFGKMVPKNVQDMVMAKKAEIASGEFVVFKGPIKGQDGSTAIAAGAVPSDQDLLSMMYYVEGVVGDIPQ; this is encoded by the coding sequence ATGATCAAGCATTTATTGACCATATTGGTTGCCCTCATGCTATGGGTCCCGAATTTCGCCTCTGCCGCTGATCCCAAAGTGGCTTTCATCTATGTTGGACCTGTGGGAGATGGTGGCTGGACTTACGCACACGATTTGGGTCGTCGGCATCTTGAGAAAATGGGAGTGGAAACCACCTACGTCGAAAGCGTCCCAGAGACAGATTCTGAACGAGTATTAAGAAACCTAGCTCGTCGAGGATACGATATTATCTTCACCACGAGTTTTGGATATATGGATCCTACCTTAAATGTTGCCAAGCAATTCCCCGACACGATCTTCATGCACGCCAGTGGTTTTAGGACCCATGATAATATGGGTAACTACTTTGCTCGCATGTACCAAGCTCGATATCTAGTGGGAATGGTTGCAGGAATGATGACCAAGAGTGATAAGATTGGGATCATCGGTTCTCATCCCATTCCAGAAATCATTCGGCATATCAATGCATTCACCCTGGGGGTTCGATCAGTAAATCCAAAAGCTTCTACTCAGGTTGTCTGGGTGAACTCCTGGTTTGACCCCGCCAAAGAAGGTGCCGCTGCAAATAGCTTGATGGACAACGGAGCTGATATCATCACCATCACTACAGATTCAGCTGCAGCGACACAAACAGCTGCAAAGAGAGGGCTTTATTCGATTGGTAATGATTCAGACATGACTCTTTACGGCCCAGAAGCTCACTTAACAGCTAATATCTTCAATTGGGGAATTTATTATGAGCACATTTATAACCACGTGAAAAATGGGACTTGGAAGCCTTCCAGTGATTGGTGGGGAATTGAGACAGGAGCGGTCGACTTGGCCCCATTTGGTAAAATGGTCCCAAAGAACGTTCAAGATATGGTTATGGCCAAGAAAGCTGAGATTGCCAGTGGTGAGTTTGTTGTCTTCAAAGGTCCTATCAAAGGACAGGATGGCTCCACAGCAATTGCGGCAGGTGCAGTTCCATCAGATCAAGATCTACTCAGCATGATGTATTATGTTGAGGGTGTGGTGGGAGATATCCCTCAATAA
- the uraH gene encoding hydroxyisourate hydrolase, with amino-acid sequence MSPITTHVLDTAKGSPAENVPIQLESWINSEWQLLGRGSTNADGRLTNLLEPSSLAKGNYRISFDVEKYFSSQNIQSFFYPVVRIEFEILNPEQHFHVPLLLSPFGYSTYRGS; translated from the coding sequence ATGAGCCCAATCACTACTCACGTACTTGACACTGCCAAAGGTAGTCCGGCTGAGAATGTTCCAATCCAGTTGGAATCTTGGATCAACTCTGAATGGCAACTGCTCGGACGTGGGTCGACTAATGCCGATGGGAGGTTAACGAACCTACTAGAACCAAGTTCATTGGCTAAAGGTAATTATCGAATAAGTTTTGACGTGGAGAAATATTTCAGTTCACAAAATATCCAAAGCTTCTTCTATCCTGTGGTTAGGATTGAGTTCGAAATTCTGAACCCAGAGCAGCACTTTCATGTCCCGCTATTGTTAAGCCCCTTCGGTTATTCGACCTACAGAGGCAGTTAA
- a CDS encoding aspartate/glutamate racemase family protein, protein MKLLLVNPNTTASMTEKAAIAARSVASTGTEILASNPSDGPVSIEGYYDEVFSIPGLLKEIRKGAVAGCQGTIIACFDDTGLDAARCQVAGPVLGICEAAVHMASMVSNSFSIVTTLNRSVPALEGLVLKYGMERHCRKVRASEVPVLDLEDANSGGRKKIRDEVALALLEDRSEAIVLGCAGMVDLARDLSEEFQVPVIDGVASAVKLVESLVSLGLQTSKRNGYAFPRAKTYLGRFQSDQPSG, encoded by the coding sequence ATGAAACTCTTGTTGGTTAACCCAAACACAACTGCATCCATGACAGAGAAAGCTGCGATTGCAGCTCGCTCTGTGGCTAGCACAGGTACAGAAATTCTAGCTTCCAATCCCTCAGATGGGCCAGTGAGCATCGAGGGTTACTACGACGAAGTTTTTAGTATTCCTGGACTGTTGAAAGAAATTCGTAAGGGCGCTGTTGCTGGTTGTCAAGGAACGATCATAGCCTGTTTTGATGACACTGGTCTTGATGCTGCACGTTGTCAGGTTGCTGGTCCAGTTTTGGGAATCTGCGAAGCTGCAGTTCATATGGCATCGATGGTGTCAAACTCCTTTAGCATCGTCACCACACTCAATCGTTCTGTGCCAGCCCTGGAAGGCCTTGTTTTGAAATATGGTATGGAACGACATTGCCGAAAAGTTAGAGCTTCAGAAGTTCCCGTTTTGGATTTGGAGGATGCGAATTCTGGAGGGAGAAAAAAAATCAGAGACGAAGTGGCCCTAGCTTTATTAGAAGATCGAAGTGAGGCAATTGTGCTGGGTTGCGCTGGGATGGTCGATTTAGCAAGAGACCTCTCTGAAGAATTTCAAGTTCCTGTGATTGATGGGGTCGCCTCTGCAGTAAAGTTGGTAGAAAGCCTCGTTTCTCTTGGCCTGCAAACAAGTAAACGAAATGGTTATGCATTTCCTCGAGCGAAAACTTACTTGGGTCGATTCCAAAGTGATCAACCCAGTGGCTGA
- a CDS encoding ABC transporter permease, giving the protein MFELERRLETPLSVQVAVTVSSIVLALILGSILLAMVGINPLEAYPSVGALMFFDQWGWQDLFLKMTPLLLTGLGVAIAAQLNLWNIGAEGQLYLGAIATTWLALEFSEALDAQFMLPILLIGTFVAGGMWAAIPAGLRSWFGVNEIITTLLLNYVAISLADYLLYGAWRDPSTFNFPMTRSFGESSFLPMIGSTSVHWGLPLGIFLAVLTWILLRSTTIGFQIRVAGDNLSAADYSGFNTKNLLFIVLVLSGSVAALAGMTEVAGIHHRLQQNFSINYGYTGIIVSRLARNHPIGIIGTAFLLAVIFVGGELLQVEYQLPIAVVYLFEGLLLFTVIGSELFLSYRLRRRVAV; this is encoded by the coding sequence GTGTTTGAACTTGAACGTAGGCTGGAGACGCCACTGAGCGTTCAAGTTGCGGTCACAGTTAGCTCGATTGTGCTCGCCTTGATATTGGGTAGCATTCTACTTGCGATGGTAGGGATAAACCCCTTGGAGGCCTATCCAAGTGTGGGTGCCCTGATGTTCTTTGATCAATGGGGTTGGCAGGATCTGTTTCTCAAAATGACCCCTTTACTCTTGACAGGATTAGGGGTCGCCATTGCAGCTCAACTAAATCTGTGGAACATCGGAGCGGAGGGGCAGCTTTATCTGGGAGCCATCGCCACTACTTGGCTAGCACTGGAGTTCAGTGAAGCACTTGATGCCCAATTCATGTTGCCAATACTCCTGATTGGGACCTTCGTTGCTGGAGGAATGTGGGCTGCCATTCCAGCCGGTTTGCGGTCATGGTTTGGGGTGAATGAAATCATCACAACCCTGTTATTAAATTATGTGGCCATCAGCCTTGCTGATTACCTCTTGTACGGAGCATGGCGAGATCCCAGTACATTTAATTTCCCAATGACAAGATCTTTTGGGGAGTCTTCCTTCTTACCAATGATTGGTTCCACATCTGTTCATTGGGGTTTGCCCCTTGGAATTTTTCTCGCAGTTTTAACTTGGATCCTACTCAGGTCCACCACAATCGGCTTCCAAATCAGGGTAGCTGGAGACAATTTATCTGCTGCAGATTATTCTGGTTTCAATACAAAGAATCTTCTGTTCATAGTCCTTGTTTTAAGCGGTTCTGTTGCGGCTCTAGCGGGCATGACTGAGGTGGCAGGGATTCACCATAGGCTGCAGCAGAATTTCTCTATCAACTATGGCTACACAGGCATAATTGTCTCCCGTCTGGCGAGAAATCATCCAATCGGAATCATTGGAACCGCATTTCTGCTGGCAGTAATCTTTGTTGGAGGAGAGTTACTTCAAGTTGAGTATCAACTCCCAATTGCTGTGGTCTATCTTTTTGAGGGATTATTACTCTTCACCGTGATTGGTTCAGAACTTTTTTTGAGCTACCGACTTCGTAGAAGAGTTGCCGTGTGA
- a CDS encoding ABC transporter permease yields the protein MTTPELLTIILTTAVTMGTPLLFATLGGVLSERAGVIHLGMEGIMLVSALVTFVVDLQTGSKVLALIGAMMAAGALSGLHGFVCISLRGNQIASGLALALFGTGLSGLFGDALIGSTVTSLNRIPIPGLELIPIFGSAFFNQDWMVYLSYFLVAGLWFVLFHTNWGLQIRSVGEAPIVCDALGLSVTKIRYLCVIFGGMLIGLGGAYFPMVLTSFWVDDLTAGRGWIAVALVIFAFWHPGKALWGAYLFGAAIAFQLQAQVMGLKIPSYILEMFPYLLTIVVLTVVTVRNRRAGQTLMPAALGLPFFRGDKH from the coding sequence GTGACAACTCCAGAGTTATTGACCATCATTCTGACCACCGCAGTTACCATGGGAACCCCTTTGTTATTTGCAACATTAGGTGGTGTACTCAGTGAGAGAGCAGGGGTGATCCACCTTGGCATGGAAGGCATAATGCTTGTCAGTGCCTTGGTCACTTTTGTAGTGGATCTACAGACAGGTTCAAAAGTTTTGGCCTTGATAGGAGCAATGATGGCCGCTGGAGCACTATCAGGTCTGCATGGTTTTGTCTGCATCAGCCTCAGAGGGAATCAAATAGCTTCCGGATTGGCTCTAGCCCTTTTCGGAACAGGCCTCAGTGGACTTTTTGGAGATGCTCTGATTGGAAGTACAGTCACCTCATTAAATAGAATTCCAATTCCAGGATTGGAGTTGATACCAATATTTGGAAGTGCCTTTTTTAATCAGGATTGGATGGTCTACCTGTCTTATTTTTTGGTAGCTGGACTATGGTTTGTGCTTTTTCACACAAACTGGGGATTGCAGATTCGCTCCGTTGGTGAAGCTCCTATCGTATGTGATGCACTCGGTTTGTCAGTAACAAAAATCCGCTACCTTTGTGTGATTTTTGGTGGAATGCTGATTGGTCTTGGTGGGGCTTATTTCCCGATGGTGCTTACTTCGTTTTGGGTAGATGATCTTACGGCTGGTCGTGGCTGGATTGCAGTGGCACTGGTGATCTTTGCATTCTGGCATCCGGGGAAGGCCTTGTGGGGAGCTTATCTTTTTGGGGCTGCAATCGCTTTCCAACTCCAGGCCCAAGTCATGGGTTTGAAGATTCCATCTTATATCTTGGAAATGTTTCCTTATTTGTTGACCATCGTTGTGTTGACGGTGGTCACTGTGCGCAATCGCCGGGCGGGGCAGACCCTTATGCCAGCGGCACTGGGATTGCCCTTCTTTCGTGGCGATAAGCACTAG
- a CDS encoding nucleoside deaminase, translated as MNLLPHQIELYLPEWIPDFLKDQPDFFMSSEERMKLVLSLTDRQIEEGTGGPFGAAVFELESGRLISVGVNRVVVTGCSTAHAEVMALSLAQKAVGTHDLGAEGLPQFQIVVNAQMCAMCLGAVIWSGVKEVCYAATSQEVEQITGFDEGPLPSNIEGVLRQRGICLKEGIMVEESKRLLEKYVTTGGLVYNATRTHK; from the coding sequence ATGAATCTGCTTCCTCACCAAATTGAGTTGTATCTACCAGAATGGATTCCAGACTTTTTGAAGGATCAACCGGATTTTTTCATGAGTTCCGAAGAACGCATGAAATTGGTTCTCAGTCTGACTGATCGACAAATTGAGGAGGGGACTGGAGGACCATTTGGAGCTGCAGTTTTTGAGTTAGAATCAGGGAGGTTGATTTCTGTTGGAGTCAATCGAGTCGTGGTCACAGGTTGTTCGACGGCGCATGCTGAGGTGATGGCTCTGAGCCTTGCACAGAAAGCAGTTGGCACTCATGATTTGGGAGCTGAGGGACTTCCACAATTCCAAATTGTGGTCAATGCTCAGATGTGTGCAATGTGCTTGGGAGCTGTGATTTGGTCAGGAGTGAAAGAAGTTTGTTATGCAGCTACAAGTCAGGAGGTTGAACAAATAACAGGCTTTGACGAAGGTCCCTTGCCAAGCAATATTGAAGGTGTACTGAGGCAACGAGGTATTTGTTTGAAAGAAGGAATTATGGTGGAGGAGAGTAAACGCCTGCTTGAAAAATATGTGACCACTGGTGGATTAGTTTACAACGCAACCAGAACTCACAAGTGA
- the alc gene encoding allantoicase: MTETVIQHTIQIPDFVGSTTNLCSPRLGTVSLRCSDDSFASRERMLAETDPVFKPDVYDDFGKWMDGWESKRRRYGGHDWCVIRLGVPGDLVGLELDTTHFTGNYPPAASVWGSKEVNDPGDASESWEEILGSISLGPSKRHFFDCQKPGPWRWLRLNIYPDGGIARFRAYGNVLPDWSSFKSDIELSGLKNGGRIVAYNDAHYGNVQAVLDSGKGINMGDGWETRRRREPGFDWLLIALGAPGEVNKIEVDTSFYKGNSPAKCSVQGQNVEWGTDQSLITQSMFWLELMTPKDLTSDTIHQFESKDLEKIGPISHVKLNIFPDGGVSRFRVFGSKL, from the coding sequence ATGACGGAAACGGTAATTCAACATACTATTCAAATTCCTGATTTTGTTGGTTCAACGACAAATCTCTGTTCTCCAAGACTTGGAACAGTTTCCTTGCGTTGCAGTGATGACAGCTTTGCGTCTCGGGAGCGGATGCTGGCGGAGACAGATCCTGTTTTCAAACCAGACGTTTACGATGATTTCGGAAAATGGATGGACGGTTGGGAAAGTAAACGTCGACGATATGGAGGACATGACTGGTGTGTGATTCGTTTGGGAGTTCCAGGAGATCTGGTCGGCCTTGAATTGGACACAACCCACTTTACTGGTAATTATCCTCCCGCAGCTTCAGTTTGGGGTTCTAAAGAAGTGAATGATCCCGGAGATGCATCAGAAAGCTGGGAGGAAATTCTGGGATCTATCAGCCTTGGTCCATCGAAACGACATTTTTTCGATTGCCAAAAGCCTGGCCCGTGGCGTTGGTTGAGATTGAACATTTACCCTGATGGGGGGATTGCACGATTCCGAGCGTATGGAAATGTTCTCCCTGATTGGTCTAGTTTTAAGTCAGATATTGAGTTGTCTGGTCTCAAAAACGGAGGAAGAATTGTAGCATACAATGACGCTCATTATGGGAATGTGCAGGCTGTCTTGGATTCTGGCAAAGGCATCAACATGGGAGATGGCTGGGAAACTCGGCGTCGTCGTGAACCAGGGTTTGATTGGTTACTGATTGCTTTGGGTGCTCCTGGAGAGGTAAATAAAATCGAAGTCGATACATCTTTTTATAAAGGAAATTCACCTGCAAAATGTTCGGTCCAGGGGCAGAACGTTGAATGGGGTACTGATCAATCTTTGATTACCCAATCCATGTTTTGGCTGGAACTGATGACTCCCAAGGATTTAACTTCAGATACAATCCATCAATTTGAATCGAAGGATCTCGAAAAAATAGGACCTATCAGCCATGTCAAACTAAACATTTTTCCGGATGGAGGTGTTTCTCGATTTCGGGTTTTTGGGAGTAAACTGTGA
- a CDS encoding ureidoglycolate lyase, giving the protein MIEVKPEPLTEESFAPFGQVIEPNNKKSFIINEGTTERHHALSKVELDEGSAILSIFRGRSRPRPLELKLVERHPLGSQAFVPLQAEPWLVVVATEPKPEAVRCFLAQGNQGVQYSKGVWHHPLLPLVSKQDFLIVDREGPGKNLEEVHWDEGVRILISNI; this is encoded by the coding sequence GTGATTGAGGTTAAACCAGAACCATTGACAGAAGAAAGTTTTGCTCCTTTCGGCCAGGTGATCGAACCGAACAATAAAAAATCCTTCATTATCAATGAGGGGACTACAGAAAGACACCATGCTCTATCCAAGGTAGAGTTAGATGAAGGCTCGGCAATTTTGTCTATTTTTAGAGGACGTTCTCGGCCCCGTCCGCTGGAACTAAAGTTAGTTGAAAGACACCCATTGGGATCTCAGGCATTTGTTCCCTTACAGGCCGAACCCTGGCTGGTGGTTGTGGCAACTGAGCCCAAGCCCGAGGCAGTGAGATGTTTTTTAGCCCAAGGTAATCAAGGGGTGCAGTACTCAAAAGGTGTTTGGCACCATCCATTACTTCCTTTGGTTTCCAAGCAAGATTTTCTCATTGTTGATCGAGAAGGCCCAGGAAAAAATTTAGAGGAAGTCCACTGGGATGAAGGAGTACGCATCCTGATTTCAAACATTTGA
- the uraD gene encoding 2-oxo-4-hydroxy-4-carboxy-5-ureidoimidazoline decarboxylase gives MNFSDFQILPKEQAEEALLRCCGSQNWANKMAQSRPFGSLEAMQNKAAQIWEDLQAQDWLEAFEHHPRIGDRQALAARFASTRDWSVNEQAGVEVAEEDILDRLASGNEKYSQRFGYVFLVCATGKSALEMLNLLEARINNSPEEELLIAQQEQQKIMFLRLHKMFK, from the coding sequence ATGAACTTCTCAGACTTCCAGATTTTACCTAAAGAGCAGGCTGAGGAAGCACTTTTGCGTTGTTGTGGCTCACAGAATTGGGCAAATAAAATGGCCCAATCAAGACCATTTGGATCACTGGAAGCGATGCAGAACAAGGCAGCCCAGATTTGGGAAGATTTGCAAGCTCAAGATTGGTTAGAAGCTTTTGAGCATCATCCAAGAATTGGAGATCGGCAGGCGCTGGCTGCTCGTTTTGCCAGCACTAGAGATTGGTCTGTTAACGAACAGGCTGGGGTAGAAGTGGCTGAAGAAGATATTCTTGATAGACTTGCCTCAGGCAATGAAAAATATTCTCAGCGCTTTGGATACGTCTTTTTGGTTTGTGCTACGGGTAAGTCAGCACTTGAAATGCTGAATTTGCTTGAAGCACGAATCAATAACTCTCCCGAAGAAGAACTTCTAATAGCTCAACAAGAGCAACAAAAAATCATGTTTCTACGCCTTCATAAGATGTTCAAATAA
- a CDS encoding ABC transporter ATP-binding protein: protein MNPVLELQKIHKEFPGIVANDQIDLTLNRGEIHTILGENGAGKSTLMNIISGLYIPDSGSIFLDGKPLYLKNPAQAIAKGVGMVHQHFMLIPNHSVSENIILGTPQAFRLQKSKVRQQIEELGRRYGLELNPDLRVQDLSVGEQQKVEIFKVLFRGAKILILDEPTAVLTPQESEALYKILHQMRKDGHSILFISHKMREVIELSDRITVLRHGKVKATRIRGETNPSELARLMMGESTIQTAEIKTKTSKVSTDQSQNKTIVRLKNAGLRHELGHWLLQNINLEVRAGQIVGLAGVAGSGQAPLAEVLVGLRGLDTGKYQFAGEEQKDASVSELIHKGVGYIPEDRKRYGIAPHLEVAENFLLRDLHNHRFQSGGWLQRDKITAFGRERMRAFDVRAASEKTPIGQLSGGNMQKVILARETSRPLKFLLAAQPVRGLDIHATAFLQNQLLQARADGLAILLISEDLEELLLMSDYLYVICRGSIVGEISKEEAEIEEIGLLMTGERA from the coding sequence GTGAACCCTGTTCTGGAACTTCAGAAAATCCACAAAGAATTTCCGGGAATAGTTGCAAACGATCAGATCGACCTTACTTTAAATCGTGGCGAAATACACACGATTCTAGGTGAAAATGGTGCTGGAAAATCAACGCTGATGAACATTATCAGCGGTCTTTACATTCCAGATTCTGGTTCCATTTTCCTTGATGGAAAACCCCTCTACCTTAAAAATCCAGCCCAAGCCATCGCAAAAGGTGTTGGGATGGTACATCAGCATTTTATGCTGATTCCAAATCACAGTGTCTCTGAAAATATTATTCTAGGGACTCCTCAAGCGTTTCGCTTACAGAAATCAAAAGTTAGACAACAGATTGAGGAATTGGGAAGACGTTATGGTCTGGAATTGAACCCAGATCTGCGCGTTCAAGACCTTTCAGTGGGGGAACAACAAAAAGTTGAAATCTTCAAGGTTCTGTTTAGGGGAGCCAAAATTCTGATCCTCGATGAACCAACTGCTGTACTGACTCCCCAAGAATCCGAGGCTCTCTACAAAATTCTGCACCAAATGAGAAAGGATGGACACTCCATTCTTTTTATCTCACACAAGATGAGGGAGGTCATCGAACTCTCCGATCGCATCACGGTTCTGCGTCATGGGAAGGTTAAAGCTACTCGTATTAGAGGCGAGACCAATCCTTCAGAATTAGCCCGTTTGATGATGGGAGAAAGCACAATTCAAACGGCTGAGATCAAAACAAAAACTTCAAAAGTCTCAACAGACCAATCTCAAAATAAAACTATCGTCAGGTTGAAAAACGCTGGATTGCGTCATGAGCTTGGTCATTGGTTGCTACAAAATATCAATTTGGAAGTCCGTGCTGGACAAATTGTAGGTTTGGCTGGAGTAGCTGGAAGTGGACAGGCTCCTCTCGCAGAAGTTCTTGTTGGCCTGAGAGGCTTGGATACTGGAAAATACCAGTTTGCTGGCGAGGAGCAAAAAGACGCATCGGTTTCAGAACTGATTCATAAAGGTGTTGGCTATATCCCAGAGGACCGTAAACGTTATGGTATTGCTCCCCATCTTGAAGTAGCAGAAAATTTTCTTTTGAGGGATTTGCACAACCACCGATTTCAAAGTGGGGGATGGTTACAGCGAGACAAGATCACTGCTTTTGGCCGAGAGCGTATGAGAGCTTTTGATGTCAGAGCTGCGTCTGAAAAAACTCCCATTGGCCAGCTATCTGGTGGGAACATGCAAAAAGTCATTTTAGCCCGTGAAACTTCCAGGCCTTTGAAATTTTTGCTGGCCGCTCAACCCGTACGTGGACTCGATATTCATGCAACCGCTTTTCTGCAGAATCAATTGCTTCAAGCGCGTGCAGATGGATTGGCTATTTTGCTTATTTCAGAGGATCTTGAAGAATTACTGTTAATGAGTGATTACCTCTATGTGATTTGCCGAGGGAGTATTGTTGGTGAAATATCTAAAGAAGAAGCTGAGATTGAAGAAATTGGTCTGCTCATGACAGGTGAAAGGGCCTAA